The sequence below is a genomic window from Bacteroidota bacterium.
AAACGCTTCAGGTTTTGAAATTGAGACAATAAAAACCCAGCCAAAAGCAATTTTATCTGTCGAGAAAGATTTGAGTGGAAATATAGTTTTATTGCTAAAATTTGAATACGATAAATTATTTTCAGTTCACCTGAACACAAAATCTGAAATTTATTTGAAGTTTTATGACAATAATTCAAATTTCAATTTTAAAAAATTTGTTAGAAATTTGGATTCAGAAAAAGCATACCTTCAAATTTTAAAGAAACTTAACTTAGTTGTTTTCAATAGTGTTTTTTTGGCAAAAAAAAGTTCAAAATCTGATGCTCTAATTAAAAATTCTGAGCTTATTTTTTGGTTGAGCGAAAATTCAGAAAAACTAAAAACATTAGGTTTTGAAATAGTTCAGGATAAAATTCCACTGAAATATAATATTGCAAAAATCAGTTTGAACATCGCGGTAGAAAATCGCAAAGACTGGTTCGACATTTTTGCAATTGTGAAAATCGGGAAATATAAAATACCATTTGTGCGATTTAGAAAGCACATTTTAAATAATAAAAGAGAGTTTTTTTTACCAAATGGCGAAGTCTTAATTTTGCCCGCAGAGTGGTTTGAAAAATATAAAGAATTTCTTCTTTTTGGCGAAAGGGAGGGAGATACATTCAAACTGAAAAATCATTATTTCCAGATTTTAGACGATTTTGAAGGAATAAACAAGAATTATCTATCGAAATTTAGAAAACTCTCAAGAAATGGAAAACTCTCGCAAGAAACCATCCCAAAAAAAATAAATGCAGAACTTCGACAATATCAAAAAGATGGCTACACATGGCTTTGTTATTTGAAAAATAATTGTTTTGGAGGCGTTCTTGCCGATGATATGGGCTTAGGAAAAACTTTGCAAACTATCACTTTGCTATGCCGACTAAAAGAAAATTGGAAGCCAAAAAAAACAATTAAAATAAATCAGCCAGTTCAGTTAAATTTGTTCGAGCCTGTGTATCAGCAATTTGAGCAGTCAGCAACAAAAGATACTTCATTGATAATTGTGCCAACATCTTTGATTCACAATTGGGAAAACGAAATTCGGAAATTTGCACCCTCGCTCAAAGTATTAAAATATGCTGGAGCAAATGGAGAAAAGAGAAAGGAGCTTATCGGAAAATTTGCAAATTTTGATATTGTGCTCACAAGCTATGGTTTGCTTCGCAACGACATAGAGTTTCTGGAGGATTTTATATTTTTCTATTTAATTCTTGATGAAAGTCATAATATTAAGAATCCATTATCGAAATTGTATAGTGCAATAATCAAAATTAAATCGCAATACAAATTAGCCTTAACCGGTACACCAATTCAAAATTCCTTGATTGATTTGTATGCCCAAATAAATTTTCTAAATCCTGGATTATTAGGGAGTTTGAGCTTTTTTAAACGAAAATTCGAAATTCCTATCATTAATGCAGAAGATGAAAATCAGCAAAAAAGATTGCAAGCCTTGATTAGTCCTTTCATTTTGAGGCGAAAAAAGGAAGACGTAGCAAAAGATCTTCCTGAACTTACAGAAACTGTGAGATATTGCACAATGACTGATATGCAAAATGCAATTTACGAAGCAGAAAAAAACAAAATAAGAAACTATATTTTTGAAAATATTTCGAAATTTGGGAAGGAAAAAACGAGTTTTCTAATTCTTGCCGGTCTCACAAAATTGCGTCAATTGGCAAATCATCCTTCTTTGATTGATGAAAAATACGAGCATGATTCCGGAAAATATAATGAAGTGTTGGATATGATAGAAAGTTTAATGTCTGAAAATCATAAAGTTCTGATTTTTTCATCTTTCGTAAAACATCTGAATTTATTTGAAGATTATTTCATTAGAAACAATCTGGAATATTCGTATTTAAAAGGCGATACTTCTCAACAAAAAAGAGAGTCAACTATCAAAAAATTTCAACAAAATGAAAACAATATGTTGTTTTTAATTTCTATTAAAGCCGGTGGCGAGGGTTTAAATCTTACTGCTTCCGATTACATTTTTATTTTAGATCCTTGGTGGAATCCGGCGGTCGAAAATCAAGCAATTGCACGGGCTCACCGAATTGGGCAAGACAAAAAAGTTTTTGTTTATCGCTTTATTTCTATCAATTCAATTGAAGAAAAAATTCGGAAACTTCAAGAAAGTAAAAGTAAATTGTCAGAAGTTTTTGTTAATTCAAACAATCCTTTCAAAAATATTAAGATTGAGGATATTGAATCGTTTTTTGCATAGTCGGAATTTCTCCTTTGAGCCAATACAGAATGTAAATTTTTATTAATATTGAAAAAGAATAAAAACAAATTGAAAAACAGAACAAAAATTATTGCAACTATTTCCTACGAAAAGAGTGATATAGAATTTATTAAAAGTCTTTATTCGGCAGGAATGGATATTGTCCGAATTAATACAGCATTTCAAAAAATTGAGCAAACGCAACAAATTATTGAAAATATTCGAAAAGTTAGTAGTTGCATAAAAGTTTTGATTGACACGAAAGGTCCCGAGATAAGAACTTCTGAAGTTGATGAGCCTATAAAAATTGAAAATGCAAAAACCTATATTTTTAAGTCGGGAAAAGAAAAAACAAGCAAGAATATCATATATGTAGATTATCCGGATTTTGTAAAAGTTTTGAATCTGAAAAATCGTATTTTTATTGACGATGGCGAAATTGAATTTGAAGTTGCTGGAAAAAATGCAGATTCTTTAATTTGTAAATCGCTAAATGAGGGTACAATTTCTTCCTTCAAAAGTGTGAATGTTCCAGGAGTAAAAACTCAATTGCAAGCTTTGACCCTAAAAGACAAAAATTTTATAGAATTTGCAGCTAAAAACAAAATCAATTTTATTGCTCATTCTTTTGTGAGAAACAAAAATGACTTATTGGAGATTCATGCTATTCTTGAGAAATATGATTTCAAACCTGTAATATTTGCAAAAATTGAAAATCAGGAAGGCATTGATAATATTGATGAAATTATTGAAAATTCATATGGGATTTTAATAGCAAGAGGAGATTTAGGCGTTGAAACTCAGCTTGAAAAAATACCTTTTTTGCAAAAAATGATTATCAAAAAATGTAATACCCAACACAAACCGGTAATTGTAGCTGCACAAATTTTACACTCGATGATAAATAATCCTCGCCCAACCAGAGCTGAATTGTGCGATGTGGCAAATTCGGTTATTGATGGAGCTGATATTTTATTGTTGAGCGGCGAAACTGCATATGGAAAATACGCCAAAGAAGCGGTGAATATTATGAAAAAAATTATTTTTGAATCAGAAAATCAAATTTAATTTTGAAGAATTTATTTAAAAATTTAAATATGAGAAAAATTGTAAGTTTATTATTTTTTGTTGGAGTTTCTGTTTTGTGCTTTTCGCAAAATAGAGAATTAAATATAGAAAAAGCAAACACAACATTGAACGAAAGGGGAGAGGTTTATTTTAAATTTAAGATTGACAACAGGCAACAAATAAATATTCTTACCCGAATTATTTCTATTGATAATGTTAAAGAAAATTTGGTTTTTGCATATGCAAACAAAAAACAGTTTCAGGTATTTTTAGGTTTTAATATTGATTTTGAAACCTTAACGCCGCCTTCATTGCTTAATCAAATTTCGACAGAGAAAAATGAAAAATCTGGTGAAAACTGGGATTTTTATCCAACATATGAGGAATATGTTAATCTTATGAATTTTTATGCAAATGATTTTAGTTCTCATTGCAAGCTCGAAAAAATTGGAGAGAGTGTTGAAGGCAGAGATATTTTAGTTATGAAAATTTCCGATAATGTTGATGAGAAAGAAGCCGAGCCGGAATTTTTTTATACCTCCACAATGCACGGCGACGAAACAACAGGATTTGTCTTAATGCTACGTCTAATTAGTTATCTTGCAATGGAATACCAAAACAACGAGACAGTAACAAATCTTGTTGATAATTTGGAAATTTGGATAAATCCCTTGTCTAATCCTGATGGGACTTACTTTGCTGGAAACAATACTGTTGCCGGTGCCACTCGCTTTAATTCCAATTATGTTGATTTAAACCGGAATTATCCTGATCCGGAAGACGGACAACATCCCGATGGCAATTCTTTACAAAAGGAAAATCAGGTAATGATAAATTTTATGAAGCAGCATAATTTTGTTTTGTCGGCAAACCTACATACCGGAACCGAAGTTATAAACTACCCCTGGGATACATGGCAGCAATTTCATGCCGACGACGATTGGTATTACAACATATCGCGTGAATATGCAGACACGGTTCATGCAAATATTCCGGCAGGACTTTATACTGGCTATCTCAGCGATTTTAACAATGGCATAACCAACGGTTTTCAGTGGTACTCGATAAGTGGCGGGAGGCAGGATTATATGAACTATTTCCTTAATAGCAGAGAAGTTACTATGGAATTGAGCTTGATAAAATCGCCTACCGAAAACGATTTGCCATTTTTTTGGGACGCAAACTACCGCTCCTTGTTAAACTACATGGAGCAAGCAATCTACGGAATTCGAGGGATTGTAGTAGATTCGATTAGCAAAGAAGCCATTAAACCAAAAATTGAAATTTTCTCGCACGATTTTGATAATTCTTTTGTCTTTGGTAGTGCCGAAAACGGAAACTACCACAGGCTTATTGCAGAAGGAACCTATGACCTGAGCATAAATGCCGACAATCATTATCCGAAATTTTTTACAGATGTCCAGGTTTTCAATCGGCAAGCAACAATTTTGGATGCTGAATTGGTCCCTTGGCCTGCACACTCAGATTTGTCAGAATATGAAAATATTCGAGTAAAATGTTTTCCTAATCCTGTTCAAAATATCTCAAAAATATATATTTCTTCGCCAATTAGTAGAAGTTTTAAGATTGAGATTTTAGATATTTTTGGTAGAAAAATGATGGAAATTCTAAATAAAAAATATTCTGAAGGGAATAATACAATCGATTTAAATTTTAGAAATCTTACAGAAGGAGTTTATTTTGTTAAAATAATTTCTGAAGATTTAGTAATAGAAAAGACACTAGTAAAATTATAAACTTATGAAAGCAAAACTAATTGAACAAATAGGAAATTGGCTGGTAGGATTAGGAATTAATCAAGATTTTGTATTTACACTTATTGCAATTGTTGCTCTGATATTAATTGTTATACTTTCCTTTTTTGCAGATGCAATTGCAAAAAAAATAATCTTGGTTAGCTTACAAAGAATTATTGCAAAAAGTAAAACACAGTGGGATGATATATTATTTAAGAAAAAAGTTTTTAATAATTTGGCTCATATTGCACCAGCTTTAGTCATCTACTATTTGTTTGAATATGTGTTTGTTACTTCCTTTCCGGAAACGGTTAGTTTTCTTCATGCTGCTATTCTGGTACTTATTATTGTTATCAGCCTTATCACAATTTCGTCTTTTCTGAATGGTTTGCACGAAATTTATTACACTTTGCCAATATCTAAAAATCGACCCATAAGCGGATATGTTCAATTGGTTAAAATCTTATTTTATTTCATTGGTGGAATTTTAATTCTGTCGATAATTTTCGACAAGGAATTAGGATATTTTTTCACAGGACTTGGTGCATTTGCAGCGGTTCTAATTTTGGTTTTTAAAGATACAATTTTGGGTTTTGTATCGAGCATTCAACTCTCGGCAAACAATATGGTGAAGCCGGGCGATTGGATTTCGATGCCGAAACAAAATACTGATGGAATAGTTACAGAAATTAATCTGACTACCGTGAAAATTCAGAACTGGGATAAGACAATCAGTACAGTTCCTACTTATTCTCTAATTTCAGAATCGTTCAACAATTGGAAAGGTATGGAAGAATCGGGTGGAAGAAGGATTAAGCGTCACATTAGTATTGATATGAAAAGCATCAAATTTTGTGATGATATTTTGATAGAAAAGTTCAAGCAAATAAAACTTCTCGGTAATTACTTGAATAAAAAAACTCATGAAATTGAAGATGATAATATAAAAAATGATCTTCCAATTTCAGATAATGTAAACAAACGACAGCTCACAAATATTGGAATATTTAGAAAATATATAGAAGAATATTTGGACAAACATCCCAAAATAAATAGCGATATGACCTTTTTAATCAGGCAGTTACAGCCAAATGAAAAAGGTCTTCCTATAGAAATTTATGTATTTAGTAAAAATCAAGAATGGGTTGGTTTTGAAGCTATTCAGTCAGACATTTTTGATCACTTGTTAGCAATTATGCCCGAATTTGAACTGAAGGTTTTTCAAAATCCTACTGGCGACGATTTCCGGAAATTGCAATTTTAAAACATAAAATTACTCTTCCTCCTCATTTTCCATTTGTTCGTAAAGCATATCCTGATTTTCTAATTCGTCTTCAAGATATTGTTCTACTTTTACTAATAAAATCTCAATTAATCTATCGTCTTCTGGTTTATCATCAATCCAGTCAATTTTTCGATTACTATTGAAATCATCAACATCAAATCCAATTATACATCTTGGTTCTTCGTTGTGAATAATAAATAAAGTTTCGGGTAACTCAAGGGAATTGTCGGCGATTAAGAATTTTGGTAACATGTTTTTTATTTTTTAGTGATTATTTTTTATTGGCTATTAGCTTTTGGCTTTTAGCCAACAGCCAAATTCAGCGAACAAAAATAGATATTTTTAATTTCATCTTGCCATTATTTTTATTGCTATTTACTGCTATTTCTATAATTTTGTAAAATTGCTAAAATATTTTTGAACTAAGAAATTATCAATTTGAAACGACATTTATTTATTATTTTGCTGCTCCTCGCTTTTGGTCTGAAAACTAAAGCACAGGATACGAAAACTGAGCCACCTCTTTCTAGAATTCTTTTTGTTTTCGATGGTTCGCAAAGTATGCTCGGACGCTGGGAAAGCGATAAGAAAATTAATATTGCAAGAAAATTGCTAATGAAAATGGTTGATAGTCTGGCATATATCGAAAATCTTGAATTGGCACTCAGAGTTTATGGTCATCAGTCATATGTTCCGCCACAAGATTGCAACGACACAAAACTTGAAGTGCCATTTGGTGGCAACACTGCATCTAAAATAAAACAAACCTTAAAATACATTAATCCGAAAGGAACCACCCCAATTGCGCATTCGCTGGAGCTTGCCGCTAATGATTTTCCCGATTGCTCGGAATGCAGAAATATAATTATTCTTATTACCGATGGCATAGAATCCTGCGATGGCGACCCATGTGCTGTTTCACTTTCTTTGCAGAAAAAAGGAATTGTTCTGAAGCCATTTGTAATTGGTATTGGTTTGGATATGGAGTTTAAGGAAACTTTCGAATGCGTTGGGCACTATTACGATGCTGCTAATGAAGAAAAGTTCAAAGAAGTTCTTGGAATTGTAATTACTCAGGCTCTTAATTCGACCACAGCTCAGGTAAATTTGCTCGACATTTTTGGTAAACCAACTGAAACTAATGTGAATATGACTTTTTATGATAATTTCTCCGGAAAATTTATGCATAATTATATTCACACAATCAATAATAGAGGAAACCCTGATACATTATTTTTAGACCCTTTGGTAACATATAATATGGTTGCTCATACAATTCCACCGGTTTTTATTGATAGCATAAAACTTACGCCGGGACAACATTTGGTTGTTGCAACTGATGCTCCACAAGGATATTTGATTTTAAAATCGCAAAGCAATTTGCATAGAAATTTGAATTTTATTGTGCGTCAGGCTGACAGTATGAAAACTTTGAATCTTCAAAAAGTGAATACGGAGGAAAAATATATTATTGGGAATTACGACCTTGAAATTCTTACAAGTCCGAGAATTTATATCAACGATGTAGAAATAAAGCAAAGTTATACTACTAAAATTGAAATTCCGAAGCCGGGCATAGTAACTTTTTTGCGCTCATCGCAAGCATTTGGCAGCGTTTATATCGAAGAAGATAATCGGCTGAAATGGATATTAAATCTAAATCCTGAACTTAAGCAAGAAACGTTCTACCTACAGCCGGGCAGATACAGAGTTGTTATGAGAGCAAAACATGCCCGCGAAAGCATCTACTCCAACACAAAAAAGTTTAAAGTGAAATCGAGTGGTTCGCAGACAATTAAGTTGTTTTGATCTATGGCAATACATAGTCCTCAAGATTGCCAAATCTATCCTCTTCGCCTTCGAGAGCAACAATTTCATATTGGATTGTTTTATTATTAAAAATAGAAATTATAATAAAATTATCGTTGATATTGCTGCCCATGCCGGTGGCGATAAATGTTATGTTGTTATAATTGTAATACACATAACTCTCGGCCTGAAGTGCTCCTATGTCTCCTGCACAAAAAACTACATTGTTAGGCAGGTTGTGAAAAATTGGTTCTATTGTACTCCAAAAATTTATGGTATCACCACGGCCAGCCAAAGAATTTAATTGCAAATTTGAAAATTGATTATCCGGCTCCCACCACAAAACCTGATGTGTAAAAACAAAAATATTATTGCAGTTTTTGTAGTTCGAGTCAACTGTATTTTTCAAAAAATCTAATTGTTCACCAGAAATATTCCATTTGTCAATATTTGGATTTATGGTGATGAAAAGGTCGTTTTTGTGCAAAAAGCTGTAAAAAGATTTGCCAAAATGATTTTCATATTCTTCCAAATCTCCTATATCGTGATTTCCCGGAACTAAATGTACAGTAAGGCCTAAGCTATCTATTTCAGTGTCAATTTCATTCCAATTTTCGTCGTTTCCAGCAATTACAAAATCGCCAAGAAAAACTCCAAATTCTATAGTGTCATTGTTTTGAATTAGTGGAAATTTGTCTCGAAATGGAGGATGAACTCCATCATTGTCAACCCCCGGTTTACCATATACATGCCCTGCAATGAAAAATGAGTATTCAACTACAACAGGCTTAACAACTATTTCATTTTTTTTGCATGAAATATTGAGAAGCATAAAAATAAAGAAAACCGATAGTGTGAAAAAATTTGTAAACTGCATATGGTTATTTAAATATTGTTAAAAAAATAAATTTTATTAATGACTGAAGTTTCGCACCGTTATCTAATCGGCTAATAATGAGTTTTATATTAAAAATTAAAAAATGTGGTGTAATAGACAAAAAGGAGGCTGTTTGACCTTGATATTTTTCAAGTGGACAAAAAGGAGGCTGTTTTTTTTAGCTAAAAAAACGATTTATGTAGCAGTGTTTTATCTTTGTATTATCAAGTTAAACGGAAGCAAGCTC
It includes:
- a CDS encoding DEAD/DEAH box helicase — translated: MKFVVAITKHHILGLIPRSFFIEKEKDSGFYKIAAKFDNYSSENQNFPLSKIQKKIVDLLNSISEKDIHKLFSKKKVGIRDFINSLNDEIITKQIRPYIEIRINKVIEILKNEDIPLFLKDRNSDVVYNDDRIQIQKNEAKTVFNFHRSDDETTYFLKIRQDNKEISLTTYSLQILTILPCCIIFQNKLYFFSDIDGNKLKPFVKKTFLSVPKSAEKKFFETFVFNCIKKYRVNASGFEIETIKTQPKAILSVEKDLSGNIVLLLKFEYDKLFSVHLNTKSEIYLKFYDNNSNFNFKKFVRNLDSEKAYLQILKKLNLVVFNSVFLAKKSSKSDALIKNSELIFWLSENSEKLKTLGFEIVQDKIPLKYNIAKISLNIAVENRKDWFDIFAIVKIGKYKIPFVRFRKHILNNKREFFLPNGEVLILPAEWFEKYKEFLLFGEREGDTFKLKNHYFQILDDFEGINKNYLSKFRKLSRNGKLSQETIPKKINAELRQYQKDGYTWLCYLKNNCFGGVLADDMGLGKTLQTITLLCRLKENWKPKKTIKINQPVQLNLFEPVYQQFEQSATKDTSLIIVPTSLIHNWENEIRKFAPSLKVLKYAGANGEKRKELIGKFANFDIVLTSYGLLRNDIEFLEDFIFFYLILDESHNIKNPLSKLYSAIIKIKSQYKLALTGTPIQNSLIDLYAQINFLNPGLLGSLSFFKRKFEIPIINAEDENQQKRLQALISPFILRRKKEDVAKDLPELTETVRYCTMTDMQNAIYEAEKNKIRNYIFENISKFGKEKTSFLILAGLTKLRQLANHPSLIDEKYEHDSGKYNEVLDMIESLMSENHKVLIFSSFVKHLNLFEDYFIRNNLEYSYLKGDTSQQKRESTIKKFQQNENNMLFLISIKAGGEGLNLTASDYIFILDPWWNPAVENQAIARAHRIGQDKKVFVYRFISINSIEEKIRKLQESKSKLSEVFVNSNNPFKNIKIEDIESFFA
- the pyk gene encoding pyruvate kinase, which gives rise to MKNRTKIIATISYEKSDIEFIKSLYSAGMDIVRINTAFQKIEQTQQIIENIRKVSSCIKVLIDTKGPEIRTSEVDEPIKIENAKTYIFKSGKEKTSKNIIYVDYPDFVKVLNLKNRIFIDDGEIEFEVAGKNADSLICKSLNEGTISSFKSVNVPGVKTQLQALTLKDKNFIEFAAKNKINFIAHSFVRNKNDLLEIHAILEKYDFKPVIFAKIENQEGIDNIDEIIENSYGILIARGDLGVETQLEKIPFLQKMIIKKCNTQHKPVIVAAQILHSMINNPRPTRAELCDVANSVIDGADILLLSGETAYGKYAKEAVNIMKKIIFESENQI
- a CDS encoding T9SS type A sorting domain-containing protein, which gives rise to MRKIVSLLFFVGVSVLCFSQNRELNIEKANTTLNERGEVYFKFKIDNRQQINILTRIISIDNVKENLVFAYANKKQFQVFLGFNIDFETLTPPSLLNQISTEKNEKSGENWDFYPTYEEYVNLMNFYANDFSSHCKLEKIGESVEGRDILVMKISDNVDEKEAEPEFFYTSTMHGDETTGFVLMLRLISYLAMEYQNNETVTNLVDNLEIWINPLSNPDGTYFAGNNTVAGATRFNSNYVDLNRNYPDPEDGQHPDGNSLQKENQVMINFMKQHNFVLSANLHTGTEVINYPWDTWQQFHADDDWYYNISREYADTVHANIPAGLYTGYLSDFNNGITNGFQWYSISGGRQDYMNYFLNSREVTMELSLIKSPTENDLPFFWDANYRSLLNYMEQAIYGIRGIVVDSISKEAIKPKIEIFSHDFDNSFVFGSAENGNYHRLIAEGTYDLSINADNHYPKFFTDVQVFNRQATILDAELVPWPAHSDLSEYENIRVKCFPNPVQNISKIYISSPISRSFKIEILDIFGRKMMEILNKKYSEGNNTIDLNFRNLTEGVYFVKIISEDLVIEKTLVKL
- a CDS encoding mechanosensitive ion channel family protein is translated as MKAKLIEQIGNWLVGLGINQDFVFTLIAIVALILIVILSFFADAIAKKIILVSLQRIIAKSKTQWDDILFKKKVFNNLAHIAPALVIYYLFEYVFVTSFPETVSFLHAAILVLIIVISLITISSFLNGLHEIYYTLPISKNRPISGYVQLVKILFYFIGGILILSIIFDKELGYFFTGLGAFAAVLILVFKDTILGFVSSIQLSANNMVKPGDWISMPKQNTDGIVTEINLTTVKIQNWDKTISTVPTYSLISESFNNWKGMEESGGRRIKRHISIDMKSIKFCDDILIEKFKQIKLLGNYLNKKTHEIEDDNIKNDLPISDNVNKRQLTNIGIFRKYIEEYLDKHPKINSDMTFLIRQLQPNEKGLPIEIYVFSKNQEWVGFEAIQSDIFDHLLAIMPEFELKVFQNPTGDDFRKLQF
- a CDS encoding VWA domain-containing protein, coding for MKRHLFIILLLLAFGLKTKAQDTKTEPPLSRILFVFDGSQSMLGRWESDKKINIARKLLMKMVDSLAYIENLELALRVYGHQSYVPPQDCNDTKLEVPFGGNTASKIKQTLKYINPKGTTPIAHSLELAANDFPDCSECRNIIILITDGIESCDGDPCAVSLSLQKKGIVLKPFVIGIGLDMEFKETFECVGHYYDAANEEKFKEVLGIVITQALNSTTAQVNLLDIFGKPTETNVNMTFYDNFSGKFMHNYIHTINNRGNPDTLFLDPLVTYNMVAHTIPPVFIDSIKLTPGQHLVVATDAPQGYLILKSQSNLHRNLNFIVRQADSMKTLNLQKVNTEEKYIIGNYDLEILTSPRIYINDVEIKQSYTTKIEIPKPGIVTFLRSSQAFGSVYIEEDNRLKWILNLNPELKQETFYLQPGRYRVVMRAKHARESIYSNTKKFKVKSSGSQTIKLF